Within the Plectropomus leopardus isolate mb chromosome 15, YSFRI_Pleo_2.0, whole genome shotgun sequence genome, the region ACACAAGAGTAAGTCCCCTCAATCTTATGACCCACAAGAAGTGTGTGGTGTATTTTCtacagagactctgccctctgcttgGATAGTCTTATTGTCTGTGCTCAGGACATTTATGGGCATGTACCCTCACAGTGCTCAGATCAGTttggggctttataaaaaggttgtgaccaggtgccagactgtaagcagcaggcattcaaaaaaagtgctgaaaaaaacatataaacaggGAAGTCTAATGTAGGCCTGGGTGATACTACGGTATACCAAGAAATTTAGAAATCCCGGTGGTGTGATGTTAAATAGAATCAGAAATATGGATCCTCACCTTTCTTTGAACTTCATTGTGGAGAGGCTGTAAGACGATGTTGTGCTTGCAGTGCGTGCCCTGAAGGTTACACCCAGGCCACACTTTATGCATGCTCACATtgacagtgtttgttgttgcgGGGCTGCTTCAGACCTGCCTGCTGTTTTAACTATTGTATTTCCTGAATTAAGAGCACACATTctactcatttatgaagccacacagtcctgcaaatgtttcacagtaaaatgccttgtgttGACAACTGTTAGCGCCACACACTGATACCGTCACATAccgaatgaaaaaaatagataccgTCCAAGCCTGTTAAAACGCCATACGGGAGTGAATTTgggtttttactggttttatcTTTCCCTGGCGAACTTGTTTACAAACACTAACTGACAATCCTGCAAAGTATACCTTTAATACAGATAAAATGTTGTACAACCTGTTATCTCTGGTAAAATTGTCTTTTGTAATCTTTTCCAGGTGTGTAAAAGGTCTCCActtaaacatgtttacttcAAGAAGGGGGCTCAAAGTGTTGTTTTCCCTAATGATTGGTCCCTATCTGCCCTTCCTGGTGGGCTTAACACGGGAAGATGTTCGCCGGTTGTTCCCTTACTTTGAGAAGAACGTGTGGGACATCCTGAGGGAATCAGGCTACTTTCACATCCAGGCCACTAAACCGGACACTGCAGGTGGGGACATACACAACCAAGAAACcttagagtgccccagggatgatgttttactgtaggccaacccagaaGCTAATGTTGCACAGCTTCcttcgtcaaaaagcctatgggactTTTCCGTTGGATTTTgcatcattgcagaaaataagctctgtacTTGCATGTTTGTTCAACACCATCATATTCACAAATCGACGCCAGTGTCAGGatttttgaggcctaaatgcaatcgccagaaacaaaaagctgctgtaaggctaaaacaaactacattacAGTAACCTTACCACCATTATGaggctttaaaatgtgtttggcgtgatgatgttctgtagtcttatttagtattttttaagacacataaaagcttcagactttgcaagtggggtatttactgatgttttttatgtcttagagtaaaatgttaaagtctcttaagcttgtgttaaccacagaccttatttaaggcttctaactataaacatcatttaaaataaccCATTGCCTTTGATACGAGAGAACTGGAGATGCTAAAATGTTACTTCATCTCTGGGTTTTGAAACTCATTTCTGGGGTTCTCTATTGACACTGATGATAGGCCAAAGACGAACCACCTGAAACAAACCAACTCTTGCATTTGGAAATCTCATTATGCTCTTAATACACCTTAAATAACAGGCTGTGGAGTGAACGACTCTCCTGTTGGCTTGGCGGCCTACATACTGGAGAAGTTCTCCTCCTGGACTGATCTAAAGAACAGAGATCTGGTGGATGGTGGGCTGGAGAGgtatatttttgtcttcttgtaATTCACAATGTATAAATATGATATTCAACAAGGTTGCTTGCTGTAGTTTATTATCAATGTTTGCATCTGTGCAGGAAATTCAGCCTGGATGACCTCTTGACAAATGTGATGATCTACTGGACCACAGGCTCCATGGTCTCCTCCATGCGTTTCTACAAAGAGAACTTTAAGAGTAACCCTGACAATAGAGTGGATGGAAAGTATGTAGCCAAATACGCACAAATGTGTCAAGattatgacttttgtttttaaaagatttgaTTACCTTATTATGCTATCATGTCTCAACCCTGAcagtttcctcttttgttttaggACAGGAATATTTGTGCCCACTGGACTTGCCGCCTTCCCTGGGGAGCTGATACACTGCCCTAAATCATGGGCACAACTTAGGTTTCGACACATCTACTCCTACACTTTCATGTCTCGAGGCGGTCACTTTGCTGCATTTGAGGAGCCCCAGCTGCTAGCCGACGACATTTTCCAGTTTGTGAAAAAAGTGGAGCAGTCCTGCACTCACAGACCAATGTAATTATGGtaaatctcttttttattattgcaattgtgtttgattttgatttttaaaacaaataaccGCTACTGAGATCGTTTTCCcactttaatatattttgttgacTGATTGCCTCCAAAATTGCATCAATATCAAAATCCCTGTCagcttttaataaatgtaaacatagaTGATACTGGCACTCCAATTTATCCAAAGATTGGATCAAAGAAAGCAGTATAATGCATTAAACCTTTCAAGTTATGCTCATTAAAATCATATTGCACTAATAATATGTGTAATGTTCTGTGTTTAACATCTTTAAAATTAGTGATAGGTTATGcaaaacaggtaaaacattctttataaatgtaaacaatgcaCAGTGTTGTCTAACAGATTTCATTAACAGATCCcctttataacatttttttggactaTAAAAAGGCATAATACACCATACTGTTTGAGTATCAATAAAACCCACTATTGTTTTAAGTGACATACTTTTAATCACAAGTAGAAAAACTGTAACTcataattcattaaaatacGGACAATTCAAAATTCAagttcaaaatgtattttaaccaccattaaaatgttattgtagTACACATGCTACAGAAAGAAAACTCCACTTTAAGATTATGTGCTGCCcaactttttgggtcatttgccAAAGCCCTTGATAGTCATTGGAGCCTGAAACCACACATAATCCTGCCAGTCTGACCCCTGTGCCCTCGGCTCCTTACAGGTGCTGGGATCAGTAGACAGAGCAATAATTTGGTTCTTTACACGGGTTGGCACTTTAAATTGCAGTTTAGGGCGAAACCAACCTACACCGCAATCCCTGTGAGCCAGTGCCAAGACTGTGGTGGGCATTAAACGAACAGGTCTGGTGTCAGACAAAAGGTCAGCCACGAAAAGAGTGCGGAAGATTTGCCTTAAGCAAGAGGACACCCGTAGACATTGATCACCAGCAGCCAATACCAGAGCCTCCATGTTGATCTCATATAGCTCTTTAGGGAGGATGAGGGAGCCCCCCATTAGCAGCAGCACACGCGGCACCCTGCTAAGAGAAAAAAGcacctccagctgctgcagcacctcTTCTAGCTCCTGAAGGGTCTGTTGACACTTACGCCAGTCCATGTCTGCAGACTGCACCGGCCTCCGACTCACTGTGTCTTTATCCTGAAAAGCAAAACATTCAGCAAACACTTTTAGTTTATCTAAAATTTACAGTATTCATTCGGTAGCATTTGATGTGCACATGCGtgcacacttttatttttgttactgttCACCTGCATTGTAGCTTGCTGTTTCTTCTGGGAGTACACCAGCTGGTCATACGTCATGGGCAGTTGCTGTCTCTGATAGAGGATGCACTTGAGGATCTCACTAACGAAGCGGCAGCAGCCGTCCTGAGTTACAGTGCCAGGGAAGACCACGTTCACACGGCCTTCCTCCCGCGCTCTCCTCATCACCTCCAAATCACTGTCCTCTGTGTTACTGTGTTGTTTACTGGCAGTCACGCTGGCATCTGGCAAACTCCTCTGACCAGAAGTGTCCTCATCTTGGGCGTTATCTGTCCCAATAAAGACCAGAGTAATGTCATTAGGGTGAGCAATGGACCTGTCTTGTTCAATTTTAGTTAGATAAGGAAATTTAGCGAGGTCAGTGTTATAATACAGTCATTGTCAATATTTCCCCCTTTATCTTAACATATAGTTCCCGCCTGGCTGAGGTGGAAGCATTACTCAGATCCTCTATTTAAGCATTAGTAGATAATAATCTTTTGTCAGTGAAAGTCCCACATTCAAActtgatatttatatatatatatatctataaagTTACTGCATTATGATTATTGACGCCTTAATGTGCAAGCAGGTTTTTTATGCAGCTGGTTAGTATAGGCATAATTTTATctactttatatactgctggTTAGTGTcataatatttttgttgataGTAATGCTTTGTTCACAAAAACCTGTTTGTATTTAAGCTTCAGCAGCAGGCTGTAGGAAAAGGCAGCTAGAAGACAAATCTATGTCTTAAAAGTAGCTCAAGAAAagtttcaatatattttttccaaagaatttccttgtgtgttttttttacttttgttttatttttaactgtttttttcccaggcAATTTTCTCGTACCTTTTATTCTCCCctaattttttgttaatgtttgggtcatttttttccgcTTCCTTcccatcatttaaaataaattaaaccaatttgccccgttttttaagggttaatgcatcaataattattattcaACTATTCATATATATATCACTACtacttttgtactttaagtGTATTTCTATGCTAATACATATGTACTTTTACCTGAATTACATTtcgaatgcaggacttttacttgtaagaGATTATTACACTGTAGTTAAGGGGGAGTAAAATATCTGAggacttcttccaccactgtaaaaacacagaaaccaaAATTCGTCCCAATTAAATCAAAACCTGTCAGTTTTAAACTAATCTTGTTGGCTCTCAGAAACGTATTAGACATGTGTGTCCTTGCTGTGATGCCCCCGTGTAGAAACATGGGTACCCACCGCTTATGTGACCTACCTGTAGGGCTGCTTGTGGAGGACATGACGATGTTTTCCTTGTCTTCGGTGTTGTTCGCACTATGCTGTTTTAACTGAAGTCGATGTTCAGTGGAGActtctttctcttctgtttcACTTTTCGCCTTTAAGCGTGTGTTTACGGCCTGCGGTGTGAGCTGCTCGGCTACTTCCGCAGACGGTCGGCATGAGTTGGAGTCGTCGGTAACACTTTGTATCGTTTGGACTT harbors:
- the LOC121954426 gene encoding MAD2L1-binding protein yields the protein MMHCEKKDPAGTFKTMAENSTILKLTSNSEDTQHTSIINSRDNVFTGCLSLSSEPNMTRKVQTIQSVTDDSNSCRPSAEVAEQLTPQAVNTRLKAKSETEEKEVSTEHRLQLKQHSANNTEDKENIVMSSTSSPTDNAQDEDTSGQRSLPDASVTASKQHSNTEDSDLEVMRRAREEGRVNVVFPGTVTQDGCCRFVSEILKCILYQRQQLPMTYDQLVYSQKKQQATMQDKDTVSRRPVQSADMDWRKCQQTLQELEEVLQQLEVLFSLSRVPRVLLLMGGSLILPKELYEINMEALVLAAGDQCLRVSSCLRQIFRTLFVADLLSDTRPVRLMPTTVLALAHRDCGVGWFRPKLQFKVPTRVKNQIIALSTDPSTCKEPRAQGSDWQDYVWFQAPMTIKGFGK